The following are from one region of the Microbacterium sp. BK668 genome:
- a CDS encoding IS30 family transposase: protein MYLALSSPTAVRLLAAVKSGESLRKSARMAGVGKGSLYRLLRDRYLQLRRSGLDSAAAVAEMGVRTGYIPEWEALVDHPRLRHHLAVAEAIEARFWDAFESGMTITAASHAAGVSHATGQRWIQRRFDLLRADRVSVEECARRLRLRAGGAERLERHWQARLRVRQSEAAAARRIALATAARHVEQATALHGTLRRKQELTERYWQLTREGVTNTEACRILGMSRRAGGEIRRQAQDRIPPQTGLHRGPSRYLELRERVTIADLRRLGFSIRKIAEHLGRSPSTVSRELRRHATADGNYLPATADHAAHLQRARPKTPKLAVNNRLRQLVQRKLNRCWSPEEISGWLRKTYPADTGMRICHETIYRALLTREDTGLHKRYATKLRTGRRIRKNRWRHNHVTGTSRIRNMMMIHERPADVEDKIVPGHWEGDLILGTGSASAMITLRERVTHYGIVINLPLDHTSATVTAEITRAFRRLPSHLKRTLTWDQGVEMAGHAELTRATGVPVFFADRSSPWQRGANENFNGLLRQYFPKGTDLSHHSAKHVAQVMNELNSRPRKKLDYDTPASRFNAARTLATPVR, encoded by the coding sequence ATGTATCTGGCCCTGTCCTCGCCTACCGCGGTGCGGCTTCTGGCTGCGGTGAAGTCGGGTGAGAGTCTCAGAAAGTCGGCCCGCATGGCGGGGGTCGGTAAGGGCAGCTTGTATCGCCTGCTGCGCGACCGGTACCTGCAGTTGCGTCGTTCGGGTCTGGATTCGGCGGCGGCGGTCGCGGAGATGGGGGTGCGGACCGGTTACATCCCCGAGTGGGAAGCCTTGGTTGATCATCCGCGGCTGCGGCATCACCTTGCTGTTGCCGAAGCGATCGAGGCGCGGTTCTGGGACGCGTTCGAATCGGGCATGACGATCACCGCGGCCAGTCACGCAGCCGGTGTTTCCCACGCGACCGGGCAGCGGTGGATCCAGCGCCGATTCGATCTGCTGCGCGCTGACCGGGTGAGCGTTGAGGAGTGCGCTCGAAGACTGCGGCTCCGTGCCGGAGGCGCCGAGAGGCTCGAGCGGCACTGGCAAGCCCGGCTTCGAGTTCGGCAGAGCGAAGCTGCTGCCGCCCGCCGGATCGCGTTGGCGACCGCGGCCCGTCATGTCGAACAGGCCACCGCGCTCCACGGAACGCTGAGGAGGAAGCAGGAGCTGACCGAGCGGTACTGGCAGCTGACACGCGAGGGCGTGACCAACACGGAGGCCTGCAGAATTCTCGGCATGTCACGCCGAGCCGGGGGTGAGATCCGTAGGCAAGCCCAGGACCGCATCCCACCGCAGACGGGCCTCCATCGTGGGCCCAGCCGCTATCTGGAGCTGCGGGAGCGAGTGACGATCGCGGATCTGCGCCGGCTCGGGTTCTCGATCAGGAAGATCGCGGAACACCTCGGTCGCTCCCCGTCGACGGTCAGCCGGGAGCTGCGTCGCCACGCTACAGCCGACGGGAACTACCTTCCCGCCACCGCCGACCACGCCGCCCACCTGCAGCGAGCCCGACCGAAGACCCCGAAACTGGCCGTCAACAATCGACTCCGGCAACTGGTCCAGCGCAAGCTCAACAGATGCTGGTCCCCGGAGGAGATCAGCGGATGGCTACGCAAGACCTACCCGGCCGACACAGGCATGCGGATCTGCCACGAGACGATCTACCGCGCCCTGCTCACCCGCGAAGACACCGGACTGCACAAGCGCTACGCGACCAAACTCCGCACTGGTCGCCGCATCCGCAAGAACCGCTGGCGTCACAATCACGTCACCGGCACCTCGCGCATCCGGAACATGATGATGATCCACGAGCGCCCCGCCGACGTCGAGGACAAGATCGTTCCCGGCCATTGGGAAGGCGACCTGATCCTCGGCACCGGGTCCGCCTCCGCGATGATCACCTTGCGTGAGCGCGTCACTCACTACGGCATCGTCATCAACCTCCCCCTCGACCACACCTCCGCCACCGTCACCGCGGAGATCACCCGCGCCTTCCGTCGACTCCCCAGTCACCTCAAGCGCACACTCACCTGGGACCAGGGCGTCGAGATGGCCGGCCACGCCGAACTCACCCGCGCGACCGGCGTCCCCGTGTTCTTCGCCGACCGCTCCAGCCCCTGGCAGCGAGGCGCGAATGAGAACTTCAACGGGCTGCTACGCCAGTACTTTCCGAAAGGAACCGACCTCTCGCACCACAGCGCCAAGCACGTCGCACAAGTCATGAACGAGCTCAATTCCCGACCCCGCAAGAAGCTCGACTACGACACCCCCGCCTCACGATTCAACGCCGCCCGCACCCTCGCCACACCGGTCCGATAG
- a CDS encoding class I SAM-dependent methyltransferase, which translates to MVSSDYWTAEDAAHYDADAGEMFAPAVLDPVVDFLSEMAGEGRALEFAVGTGRVAIPLLERGVPVHGIELSQPMTDRLREKIGPDRLPVTVGDMATTVVEGEFSLVYLVFNTLGNLRTQAEQVACFRNAAGHLEPGGLFVIELGVPSLRRMPPGQTAVPFDVSDHHVGMDTLDPVTQQGTSHHYRRTDDGAVHYGASNFRYAWPSECDLMAQLAGLEFVARYADWQRHPFTAESESHVSVWRKSG; encoded by the coding sequence GTGGTGAGCAGCGACTACTGGACCGCGGAAGACGCGGCACACTATGACGCCGACGCAGGCGAGATGTTCGCGCCCGCAGTCCTCGACCCGGTGGTCGATTTCCTCAGCGAGATGGCGGGGGAGGGACGCGCGCTCGAGTTCGCGGTCGGGACGGGAAGGGTTGCGATCCCACTGCTGGAGCGCGGGGTTCCCGTTCACGGCATCGAGCTCTCGCAGCCGATGACGGATCGGCTGCGTGAGAAGATCGGCCCGGATCGCCTTCCCGTCACCGTCGGAGACATGGCGACGACTGTCGTCGAGGGGGAGTTCTCGCTCGTCTACCTCGTGTTCAATACGCTCGGCAACCTGCGGACGCAGGCGGAGCAGGTCGCCTGCTTCCGCAACGCGGCCGGTCACCTCGAACCGGGGGGCTTGTTCGTCATCGAGTTGGGGGTCCCTTCTCTGCGCCGGATGCCTCCGGGTCAGACGGCGGTGCCCTTCGACGTCAGCGATCATCACGTCGGTATGGACACTCTCGATCCGGTCACGCAGCAGGGAACCTCGCATCACTATCGGCGCACCGACGATGGCGCCGTGCATTACGGAGCCAGCAACTTCCGCTACGCGTGGCCCTCGGAGTGCGATCTCATGGCGCAGCTCGCGGGGCTGGAGTTCGTCGCGCGATACGCCGACTGGCAGCGGCATCCATTCACCGCTGAGAGCGAGAGCCACGTCTCGGTGTGGCGGAAGTCGGGCTGA
- a CDS encoding ATP-binding protein, whose product MPAARSFFVDEIVKGRMRMSRPTLFLTIRLPGTGKTTDARRIEVERGALRLTKDEWMKALYGTANPSSASDVIEGRLVEIGLRALELGLDVIIDFGLWGKDERSALRQAAADRGAACELRYYRLTAHEQRRRLDLRQAENPDATWPMSDEELARWAAAIDVPSAGELDGSEPIDPPPSGFVTWDEWRVHRWPPSVH is encoded by the coding sequence ATGCCGGCTGCTCGCAGCTTCTTCGTCGACGAGATCGTGAAAGGGCGGATGCGGATGTCGCGGCCGACTCTCTTCCTGACCATCAGGCTGCCGGGCACCGGCAAGACCACCGATGCCCGTCGGATCGAGGTCGAGCGTGGCGCGCTGCGTCTCACGAAGGACGAGTGGATGAAGGCCCTGTACGGAACGGCGAACCCCTCTTCCGCGTCGGATGTCATCGAGGGAAGGCTCGTCGAGATCGGCCTGAGAGCGCTGGAACTGGGACTCGATGTGATCATCGACTTCGGCCTGTGGGGCAAGGACGAGCGCTCTGCGCTGCGTCAGGCTGCAGCGGACCGCGGCGCGGCGTGCGAGCTGCGCTACTACCGGCTCACCGCGCACGAGCAGCGCAGACGGCTCGACCTGCGGCAGGCGGAGAACCCTGACGCGACCTGGCCGATGTCGGACGAGGAGCTCGCCCGCTGGGCGGCCGCGATCGACGTCCCCAGCGCCGGCGAGCTCGACGGCAGCGAGCCCATCGACCCGCCGCCATCCGGATTCGTCACGTGGGACGAGTGGCGCGTGCATCGCTGGCCCCCGTCCGTCCACTAG
- a CDS encoding DUF1232 domain-containing protein produces the protein MPDWLTIVLGIVGGIVLLWVVLLVVLWMQQRRADSDVDWRSIVRLVPDVIRLVKRLAGDPTVPRATRWWLLGLLGYLLLPIDLVPDFIPVLGYADDAIIVAIVLRFAIRHAGMDAIERHWPGTPASLRSVLTLAGYDKEQGEHQSPRTDR, from the coding sequence ATGCCGGACTGGTTGACCATCGTCCTCGGTATCGTCGGCGGCATCGTCCTGCTCTGGGTGGTGCTGCTGGTCGTGCTGTGGATGCAGCAACGACGCGCCGACTCGGACGTGGACTGGCGGTCCATCGTGCGACTGGTGCCCGACGTCATCCGTCTGGTGAAACGGCTGGCCGGTGACCCGACCGTTCCGCGCGCGACCCGCTGGTGGCTGCTCGGTCTGCTCGGGTATCTGCTTCTGCCCATCGATCTCGTGCCCGACTTCATTCCGGTGCTGGGCTACGCCGACGACGCGATCATCGTCGCGATCGTTCTGCGGTTCGCGATCCGGCACGCCGGCATGGACGCCATCGAACGCCACTGGCCCGGCACCCCCGCGAGCCTGCGCAGCGTCCTCACTCTCGCCGGCTACGACAAGGAGCAGGGAGAGCATCAGAGCCCTCGCACCGACCGTTAG
- a CDS encoding DUF937 domain-containing protein, whose product MDGNDEILNSLPVNEIAAKLGVDPSVARQAIQEGGATILTGLQRNAQTPEGSQSILNALDKHSGTIGEGTVDVDSVDTADGQKILGHIFGDQQQAVAQKLTSEPQTAGIDFGKLLPILAPIVLGLIAKKQGSTSGGAGSGTSAGGGGIGDIIGGLLGGSGSGGGSSAGGIDIGGLLGGLFGGRK is encoded by the coding sequence ATGGACGGGAACGACGAGATCCTGAATTCACTGCCGGTGAATGAGATCGCCGCCAAGCTCGGTGTAGACCCGAGCGTTGCGCGGCAGGCGATCCAGGAGGGCGGCGCGACGATCCTGACCGGTCTTCAGCGGAATGCGCAGACGCCCGAAGGCTCGCAGTCGATCCTGAACGCACTCGACAAGCACTCGGGCACCATCGGAGAGGGAACAGTGGATGTCGACAGCGTCGACACCGCGGACGGTCAGAAGATCCTCGGGCACATCTTCGGCGACCAGCAGCAGGCTGTGGCGCAGAAGCTCACGTCGGAGCCGCAGACGGCGGGCATCGACTTCGGCAAGCTGCTGCCGATCCTGGCGCCGATCGTGCTCGGGCTGATCGCGAAGAAGCAGGGCAGCACCTCCGGCGGGGCGGGATCCGGCACCAGCGCCGGCGGGGGCGGCATCGGCGACATCATCGGCGGACTGCTGGGCGGCAGCGGCTCGGGCGGCGGGTCGTCCGCAGGCGGCATCGACATCGGCGGACTGCTGGGCGGGCTCTTCGGCGGCAGGAAGTAG
- a CDS encoding nuclear transport factor 2 family protein, with protein MAARDEVLQAAEARAAALAAGDERALMVLLHPEFGWTTHTGERFDRDGYLAANVGGPTRWHAQTLTEITVTVVGDAAVLRCSVTDDVSTQAGRSEYRMPMTQIWVRSDGRWRCLGGHAGPRLAAHGPLP; from the coding sequence GTGGCCGCTCGAGACGAGGTCCTCCAGGCAGCTGAGGCTCGCGCCGCTGCGCTCGCGGCGGGCGACGAGCGTGCCCTCATGGTGCTGCTGCACCCGGAGTTCGGCTGGACGACGCACACCGGGGAGCGGTTCGACCGCGATGGCTACCTGGCCGCGAATGTCGGCGGGCCGACGCGCTGGCACGCCCAGACGTTGACAGAGATCACGGTCACCGTTGTCGGCGACGCCGCCGTTCTGCGATGTTCGGTCACGGATGATGTGAGCACGCAGGCCGGACGAAGCGAGTACCGGATGCCGATGACTCAGATCTGGGTGCGTTCCGACGGCCGGTGGCGCTGTCTGGGTGGGCATGCGGGACCGCGCCTTGCGGCGCACGGACCCCTTCCGTGA
- a CDS encoding AraC family transcriptional regulator encodes MIAELNRLVAHVEEHLTEDLDVTAVASRLGTTEYHLRRMFSSLAGIPLSEYVRRRRMTVAVADVLGDGDLLGIAVRYGYGSTEAFGRAFRSVHGVSPGDVRRDGGPLRTQPQIRFRLTVEGNITMDARITDRPDFRLVGHAARVPLIHEGINPQIQAHIASLPVAEHARLKDLSNTEPAGLLQVSADVDPDYQEGSELTYVHGIAVTDGTRVPDDLDVIEVPAGAWAVFRIEGDYPAALQSAWAATATEWFPSNPWRLRPGPSMVGMLARSDDFSSATCELWLPVERA; translated from the coding sequence GTGATCGCTGAACTGAACCGACTCGTCGCCCACGTCGAGGAGCATCTGACCGAAGATCTGGACGTGACGGCCGTGGCATCGCGGCTCGGCACGACCGAGTACCACCTGCGGCGTATGTTCTCATCGCTGGCCGGGATTCCGCTCTCCGAGTACGTCCGGCGCCGGCGCATGACGGTCGCCGTCGCGGACGTCCTCGGGGACGGCGATCTGCTCGGGATCGCCGTGCGGTACGGCTACGGGTCGACCGAAGCATTCGGGCGCGCATTCCGCTCGGTGCACGGCGTCAGCCCCGGCGATGTCCGGCGAGATGGTGGCCCCCTTCGCACACAACCGCAGATCAGGTTCCGCCTGACCGTCGAAGGGAACATCACCATGGACGCTCGAATCACCGACCGACCGGATTTCCGGCTCGTGGGTCACGCCGCTCGCGTGCCTCTGATCCACGAGGGCATCAACCCGCAGATCCAGGCGCACATCGCCTCGCTGCCTGTCGCGGAGCACGCCCGCCTCAAAGACCTGAGCAACACCGAACCGGCCGGTCTGCTCCAGGTGAGCGCCGACGTCGACCCCGACTACCAAGAGGGAAGCGAGCTCACCTACGTGCACGGCATCGCCGTCACCGACGGCACCCGCGTGCCCGACGACCTCGACGTCATCGAGGTTCCCGCCGGCGCCTGGGCGGTGTTCCGCATCGAAGGCGACTATCCCGCCGCCCTGCAGTCGGCGTGGGCCGCCACGGCGACCGAATGGTTCCCATCCAATCCATGGCGGCTGCGGCCGGGGCCCTCGATGGTCGGCATGCTCGCCCGCTCAGACGATTTCAGTAGCGCTACCTGCGAACTGTGGTTGCCGGTGGAGCGCGCGTAG
- a CDS encoding pyridoxamine 5'-phosphate oxidase family protein, with amino-acid sequence MSVSTHDVTLLEDPVAQQLLAAPVLARFAYTWSDGTPRVVPMWFHWDGRYVVVASPPGAPKLKVLGERPDVAVTIDTDGWPYRVLSIRGRAEMEMLDDVAPEYAAAAERYFGEEQGRAWVGQLRGRPMCRIRVVPEWVNVLDFETRLPSALTL; translated from the coding sequence ATGAGCGTGTCTACCCACGATGTGACCTTGCTGGAAGATCCGGTTGCGCAGCAGCTTCTCGCGGCGCCCGTGCTGGCGAGATTCGCGTACACCTGGTCCGATGGGACCCCCCGAGTCGTGCCGATGTGGTTCCACTGGGACGGTCGGTACGTGGTTGTGGCCAGTCCACCGGGCGCACCCAAGCTGAAGGTGCTGGGTGAGCGGCCGGACGTCGCGGTCACCATCGACACAGATGGATGGCCGTATCGCGTGCTGTCGATCCGAGGACGCGCCGAGATGGAGATGCTCGACGATGTCGCGCCCGAGTACGCCGCTGCGGCGGAACGGTACTTCGGCGAGGAACAAGGGCGAGCGTGGGTCGGGCAGCTCCGCGGCCGGCCGATGTGTCGTATCCGGGTCGTCCCCGAGTGGGTCAACGTCCTCGACTTCGAGACGCGTCTGCCGAGCGCTCTCACCCTGTAG